TGTTTGGCGGGCCTTGAAAACTGCTCGGGGCAGGTACGTGCTGAAAGATCTCTATATTTGCCACAGGACCCTCCGCCGCTGAGCTCATTGACCGTGTACGAAAGCGTCCTGCTTGCCCGGCAACAGTCGTTTTCTGGGTTTTCCGCACTGCGTGTCGGATCCACAGTGCGGGCAGAAGTGCAGGCCACCATTGAACGACTTGGGTTGGTTGCGTTGTCATCGCGGCTGATGTCTGAGTTGTCTGGGGGACAGCGGCAGTTGGTGAGTTTTGCGCAGGCGGTTGTGCGACGACCTCGGGTATTGCTTCTCGACGAGCCCACCAGCGCACTCGACCTGCGTAACCAATTGATGCTTCTCGGGCAGGTACGCAAGTGTGCGCGGGAATTGCCCTGCGCGGTAGTGATGACACTTCATGACCTGGGGCAAGCGGCGCGCTTTTGCGAACATGTGGTTGTTCTAGCCGATGGTCGGGTCAGCAGTGCAGGGCCTCCGGCAGAGGTCATTAATGAAGCTATGCTGCGAGAGGTTTATCAGGTAGAAGGTGCGGTGCTCCCGACTCGCAATGGCGGGCTGGCGGTCGAAGCGTCGGAGGCACTCTAGCGCAGACCCGTGACTGTAGCGCACGCTCTCGGCTGTTCTACAGCCACGAATGAGCGCTAAAGTGCAGGGCCCGACGAGCGCCCCAGCCGGCGCCCCCCTAACTGCCCCTAGTAGTAGAACGGGAACTCGTCCCAGTTCGGGTCACGCTTTTCCAGGAACGCTTCCTTGCCCTCTACGGCCTCGTCGGTCATGTACGCCAGGCGAGTAGCCTCACCCGCGAAGACCTGCTGACCCATCAGGCCGTCATCGGTCAGGTTGAAGGCGAACTTCAGCATGCGCTGCGCTGTCGGGGACTTACCGTTGATCATGCGACCCCACTCGACCGCGACATCTTCCAGCTCAGCGTGGTCCGCGACCTCGTTGACAGCACCCATGCGGTGCATGGTCTCAGCGTCGTAGGAGCGGCCGAGGAAGAAAATTTCGCGGGCAAACTTCTGACCAACCTGCTTCGCCAGGTAGGCCGAGCCATAGCCGGCATCGAAAGATCCCACGTCAGCGTCGGTCTGCTTAAAGCGAGCCTCCTGGCGTGATGCCAGCGTCAGGTCACACACCACGTGCAGGGAGTGTCCGCCACCTGCGGCCCAGCCATTGACCACAGCAATAACAACCTTCGGCATAGTGCGAATCAGGCGCTGCACCTCCAGGATGTGCAGGCGACCTCCCTCGACCTTGGCGCGCGCGGTATCGATGGTGGATGCGTCCGCGGTAGCGTCGTCATGCTCGTGGGACGTTGCGTACTGGTAGCCGGAACGACCGCGAATGCGCTGGTCACCACCCGAACAGAATGCCCAGCCACCGTCCTTGGTGCTCGGGCCGTTACCGGTCAGCAGCACTACGCCGACATCCGGGGTGCGGCGCGCGTGGTCGAGCGCGCGGTAGAGCTCGTCGACAGTGTGCGGACGGAACGCGTTACGAACCTCCGGGCGATCAAACGCAATACGCACAATGCCGTTCTCGCGGCCCTCGCCGACGTGGCGGTGGTAGGTGATGTCGGTCAAATCCTCAAAACCATCAACCGTCTTCCACTGCTCGGGGCGGAAGGGGTTATCGGTCGAGTACTTCGCGGTATCAGTCATGGCTTCCAGCATAAAGGTCTCTAGCATGAGGGGTATGTCTGTGTCCGCTGCGCCCAACATCCAGCTTCCGCCCATCGATGACATCCTCGACCGCGCCCACGTCGTCGCGCTGCCCATGGCAGTGAAATTCCGTGGCGTCACCACCCGCGAGGCACTCCTCATCGACGGCCCCGTCACCTGGGGCGAGTTCGCTCCCTTCCTGGAATACGAGGCGTCCGAGGCCGCCGCGTGGCTGCGCTCGGCCATCGAATGCGCCTACGTTGGCCTGCCCATCCCGAAGCGCGAGTTTGTCGAGGTCAACGCCACCATCCCCGCCGTCGCACCCGAGCAGGTGCCGGAGGTCGTGGCGCGCTACCCCGGGTGCCGCACGTTTAAGGTCAAGGTCGCAGAGAGCGGCCAATCGCTTAACGACGACATCGAGCGCGTAGCCGCCGTCCGCACCGCGGTGGCCGAAGCTTATGGCTATGAACCTGTCGTGCGGGTGGATGCGAATCGTGGCTGGACTGTGGAGCAGGCAATCCGCGCCGCTCATGAGTTGGGTCCGCTGGAGTACATGGAGCAGCCCGTTGCGACTGTCGCCGAGCTCCGCGCGGTCCGCGACGCAGTGGGGGAGTTTTGTTCGATTGCTGCCGATGAGTCGATTCGCAAAGCCGAGGATCCGTATTTGGTTGCGCGCGAACAGGCGGCGGACGTGGGCGTAATGAAGGTCGCGCCGCTTGGTGGACCACGCTGCTTGCTTCGGTTGGCCGAGGAGCTCGCGATGAAGGTGACGGTCGCCAGCGCCCTGGACACCGGTGTTGGCATGGCCGCCGGTTTGTTCACGGCGGCGGCCCTGCCTGCCACAGAGCTGCAGCCGGAGCCGAACGCGGCGGGTTTGGCCACGTCCTCGCTGTTTATCGAGGACGTCATCGAGCCCCGGCCACTTATCGATGGCCGACTGCCCGTCACCAACCCCGCTCCCGACCCTTCCCGCCTGGCCGAGCTCGCCGCGCCGGGCCCCCGCCGCGATTGGTGGTTCGACCGCCTCCGCGCGGCGTACACCCATCTATAACGCCAAGAAAGTGACTAGGTTTATGACACTTTGAGCCCGAAAAACGGCTTCCAAACTGACATAAACCTAGTCAGTAACTTCCGGCAAGTAGCCTATTGAGTGTGAACGACAACCAGGACACCTCCCATACCCCGGACACCTCGGTGAACGACAACGCCTCGGCAACCGACGCCACGTCCCATACCCCCGCAGCCCCCACGGCCCCATCCGCAGTGGTAGCGGGCCTCATCGTCGATGAGCTGCTGCGTCTCGGCATGGTCGATGCCGTGGTGTGCCCGGGTTCCCGGTCCGCCCCGCTCGCCCGCGCTCTGGTCCAGGCCGCCGACGCGGCGAAGGTTCGCCTCCACGTACGTATCGATGAACGCTCCGCCGCCTTCCTCGCCCTCGGCCTGGCCTCGCGCACCCGCAAGGTGACCCCGGTAATTACAACGTCCGGCACAGCAGTGGCGAACCTCGTGCCCGCCATGGTGGAAGCCACCGCGTCGGGCATTCCGCTGCTGGCACTGACCGCCGACCGCCCCGCGCATTATCGAGGCACTGGCGCGAACCAGACCATCGTCCAGGACCGCCTGTTCGCTGATGCCTCCGTCGTCGAGTTCGATCTGGACGGCACCGCCCCGGTCACGAAGGCCACCGCCGCGCAGATCCGCGCCCGCATCGATCGCGTTGTCGCCGCCATGGCATCCGGCGCCGGCCACCTTAACGTCCGTTTTGTCGAACCGCTCGTGCCTGACGACGACTCCGTCGCCGACATCCCCGAGGGCCGCGCCGACGGCGGCCCCTGGACCACGATTGCGCCTACCAACAGCAACAACGTCGCCGCGGCCGCCATCGCAGCCAACTCGGCCACCGCAACCGGCCCGGCCAACTCGGCTAGCACAGCCACAATTGACATTAGCCGCCGCACACTCGTGATTGCGGGTTCGAATGCCTCGCACCTGCCAGAACTGGAGGATCTGCCAACCATCGCTGAGCCGAATGCATATGCGCCGGCGCACCCGGTTCACCCGCTCGCGGCGGGTACTTTTGCGCAGATTCTGCCGGAGCAGATTGTGTTAGTCGGCAGGCCGACGCTGCACCGAGGTATCTCTAAGCTGCTGGCCAATCCGGATATCGAGCTGACCGTTGTCTCCGAAGCGGAAAACCACGGTTTTGGGGTGGAGTTCCCGGATGTGACGGCGAACGCAAGGGCCGTCGTTAGGCATGTGCAGACTGTGGGGGAGCAGGACCCGCAGTGGACGAAAATCTGTGAGGCTGCCAGCGAATTGGCGGTGAAGTCCGTGCGAGAGACGCTTACCGAGTCGATTGAAGCGGAGGAACCGCTGACCGGATTTCATGTGGCGGCGGCGCTGACGGATAGCCTGCGCACGGGTGACAACGTGGTGCTGGGCGCGTCGAACCCGGTGCGCGATGCGTCGTACACGGGCCTGCCTTTCCCGGGTGTGAACACGTATGCGGGACGAGGTGCCGCGGGCATCGACGGCACGGTGGCGACGGCAATCGGTATTGCGCTGGCGTCCGACCGTGAGCATGCCGACGAGATTCGCCCGCCGCGGACGATTGCACTTATGGGTGACCTGACGTTCCAGCACGACTCCGCAGCGTTGGCAATTGGGCCGCTGGAGCCGAGGCCGGAAAACCTCACCATCGTGGTGGCCAATGATGCCGGTGGCGGTATTTTCGAGACGCTGGAGGCGGGCAGCCCGGCTCTGCGGGGAAGCTTTGAGCGCATCTTCGGCACGCCGCAGGACGTGGACTTTGAGGGCATCTGCCAGGCTTACGGAGTCGAGCACGTGCGTGTCGACCGCCTCCCAGATCTGCTCGCGCAGCTGCACCCGGATACCGATGTCGACGGCATCCGCGTCATCGAGGTGGCGACCACACGTGCGACGCGTCGGCAGTTGCACCACAAGCTGGCATACAATGCGGAGATTGGGGTGCTGGACAAGCACTAGCCGGCCGGCAGCATCCAATCAGAGCTGGAAACAATCAGGGACAGAAAAATAGGAGGTCGCGACCGCCATGCAGTGGAAAACTGCCCTGGCCAATTGGCCGCGCTTCCTTCGTCAGGTACTGCTCTTTGTGATGATTTGCCTGTTGCTGTCGTGTCTGGCCATGGTGGTTGGCTGCTTCATTAATGACCGCAATATCGAGTCGAACATGGGGCAGTCCGTAGCCAATGTGCGCTCGGTCGAGCTCCTTCGCACCACGGTTGATTTCGTCGACGAGAATGGCGATTTTCAGTCGCCACCAACCGGTTTGCTCTATCCCGTTGGTCTGGAAGAGGGGCAGCGCGTCCGCGTCGAATACGACCGCACTGATCCCAATGTCGTCCGCGTCGCCGGGCGCACATGGACGCTGTCACTTCTCCCGGCGACCAGTATCGCTGTGGTTACATTTCTCGTCGTCGCGCCGTTGTGGTGGTCGTCGTTGCGCGCAACCCGTCGTTTACAAAGAGATCCCCAAAAGGTAAACAGAGGGTCACTTTCGCTTTCCGACGAGATGGAAAACTAGCACCATGCGCGTTGCCATCATTGCTGAAAGCTTCTTGCCCAACATCAATGGAGTGACAAACTCCGTGCTGCGGGTGTTGGAACACTTACGCCGTGAAGGACACGAGGCGCTGGTGATTGCGCCGGGTGCTCGGGACTGGCAGGAAGAGGCAGAGTTCTACTGCGACTACCGCATTGAGCGTGTGCCCACTGTGATTGTGCCGTTGATTGATTCGCTACCGATTGGTGTGCCGAACCGTCGGGTAGCGTCGGCGCTGACGCAGTTTAAGCCGGATGTTGTCCACTTGGCTTCGCCATTTGTGCTCGGTGGTGCGGGCGCGCTGACTGCCAAGGCACTGGGCATCCCGGCTGTGGCCATCTATCAGACGGACGTTGCGGGTTTTGCCAAGAACTACAAGTTGGCGGGGCTCTCCACGGCCGCGTGGTTGTGGACGCGCGTGATTCACAACTCCTGCGCCCGAACGCTGGCGCCGTCCTCGCCGACTATTGAGGACCTGCAGGATCACAAGATTCGTGATGTCTACCGCTGGGGCCGCGGTGTTGATGCGGTTCGCTTTACTCCGACAAAGCGTAGTGAAGAGCTCAGGAAGCAGTGGAGCCCGGAGGGCAAGCCGATTGTTGGTTATGTCGGCAGGCTCGCGGCGGAGAAGTCTGTGGAGCGGCTGGCAGCGCTGAACGGCCGCGATGATATCCAGGTGGTCATTGTCGGCAATGGCCCGGAGCTGCAGAAGCTGCAGAAGCAGATGCCGAATGCCGTCTTTACCGGACAGCTCACCGGCGATAAGTTGGCAGCGGCATTCGCCAGTCTGGACGTGTTCGTCCACACTGGTGACTTTGAAACCTTCTGCCAGGCGGTACAGGAAGCCCACGCCTCCGGTGTGCCGGCCATCGCTCCGAACGCAGGCGGCCCGCGCGACCTGATTACCAACGACGTCAACGGCTACCTGCTGGAACCCAAGACTTTCACCCGCGATCTGTCTGAGGCGGTCGACAAGCTACTGCTCGTCGACGATGAGCTGGCACGCAAGCAGCTGCGCAACCGCTGCCGCGACACCGTGACCGAACGCACCTGGGAAGCACTGTGTGCAGACCTGGTTCGCCACTACGAGGAGGTTTCTGGGGTTTCCGCGGCCGAGACGTCAAGCAAGGTCGCAGCAGATGCGATTGATGCCTCCCGTGCAGGTGCTGCTACGCGTCAGAAGTCGGTCGCGTAATCTGGACATCGTGTCTAGGGCTGATTTAACGAAAAATCCCAGCGAAGTCGCCTCGATGTTCGACGGCGTGGGGAAGAATTACGACATCACTAATACCGTGCTCACCGGTGGCATTGACCACTACTGGCGCGTGCGCACGGCAAAGCGCCTGAACCTGCAGCCTGGCCAGAAAGTCCTCGACCTGGCCGCCGGTACGGCTGTTTCATCAGTGGAGTTGGCAAAGTCTGGCGCATACGTCGTTGCCTGTGATTTCTCCCGAGGCATGCTCAAGGCCGGTGCACACCGCGATGTTCCCAAGGTCTGCGGTGACGGCATGAAGCTGCCATTCCCGGACAACACCTTCGACGCGGTGACCATCAGCTTCGGTCTGCGCAACATCGTGGACTACAAGGCGGGCCTCGCTGAGCTAGCTCGCGTGACCAAGCCCGGAGGCCAGCTAACAGTCTGCGAGTTCTCCACCCCCGTGATGCCGGTGTTCAGCACCTTCTACAAGGAATACCTGATGCGGGCACTGCCGCAGATTGCCAAGGTTGTCTCCTCGAACCCGGAGGCCTACGTGTACTTGGCGGAGTCGATTCGCGCCTGGCCAAACCAGCCGCAGCTTGCCCGCGACATCAATGCCTCTGGCTGGGAGGATGCCGGTTGGCAGAATCTCACCTTCGGTATCGCAGCGCTGCACTCGGCAACCAAGCCCGTGCAGTAGCTCGCTAGCTCTCAGTCGGGCTGGGTCGCAGGGTCCGTCGTAAAGCGATTCCTACTGCCAGGGCTGGCGTCCGAAGCACTTATCGGAGGCCAGCGCTGCTCTCCCCGAAGCGCGCCAGAGTCGCGCCACTACGTCGCGGTCGTGTTCCGTGACCAGGTTTCCCATCAGGCGTGCGGCAACACCCATGAGCTGGCTTCCCCACGGGGCGCCGATGGTCAGCGGGCCGACCGTGGGAAGGAAGCTCGGGTACGTCAGCGTCAGCGCCAACTTGCGAGCCAGCGAGAAGCCGGTGCCGTAGTGCTCGCGAAGGAGGGCGGGCCAGGAGTGCGTCAGCCCATCGCGGCCCGCACCAATCGAACTAATCAGCTCCACTGCCAGTCGCGCCGACTCCATGCCGTAGTCAATGCCCTCACCGTTGAGCGGGTTGACTAAGCACGCAGCATCACCGAGCAACGCCCAGTTGGGCCCCGCCACATTCGATACAGCACCGCCCATCGGCAGCAGCGCCGACGTCACGTGCTCCGGCTCGCTCATCTGCCACTGATCGCGCACCTGTCCGTGGTACTCGCGCAGCAACTTCTTCACATTCGTGCGCGCCGGGCGTGCCGATGTCGCCAGCGCCCCACACCCCACATTCGCCCGGCCTTCTCCCAGCGGGAAAATCCAGCCATAGCCCGGGTGCGTCTGCCCATCGGAGCTGCGCAGTTCCAGGTGCGAGTGAATCCAGTCATCCGCTACGTCCGAGCTGTCGAAGCTGACATACGACCGCGCGGCCACGCCAAAGACGCTATCCCGATGCCACGCGCGCCCCAGCTGCTTGCCGACGGTACTGCGGACCCCATCGGCCACGAGCAACCAGCGGGCCGAGATGGTGTGTGGCTTGCCCTCGCGGTCGGAAAGCTCCACCGCGCGCACACCGTGCCCTCGCGTGCCGCCAGTGTTCAGCGCTCCGAGAATTACCTTCCGCGCAGCGACCCCATCGAAGACCTGTGCACCGGCATCGGCGGCGGCATTGAGCAAGAAGGTGTCGAGCTCAACTCGCGGCATCGCGGATCCGACAGCGGGAAAAGTGCCGGAGGCATCATCTGGCCAAGGTGCGGTGATGGAGCCGCCGAAGCCGTGCAGCTTGAGTCCGCGGTTGCGGTTGCGGCGCAGGAGCTCGTCGTCAAGCCCTAGACGACGTAGCTCAGCGATGGCACGAGGAGTGAGCCCGTCGCCACAAGTTTTGTCGCGCGGGAAGCGCTGGGAGTCGACCACAGTGACCGAAAAACCGGCGCGGGCGGCGTGAATTGCGGCTGCGGAGCCGGTGGGGCCTGCGCCAACAATGAGCACGTCAGTGCTGCTGGGTAGAGCGACGGTGCCGTCGAACGTGGGGGAAACTCGCGAAATCGGGCTTGAGGTCATTGCCCCAGCGTATAACGACGTTGAAACAAATATGGGAACTGGTCTGCTAGCCACTATGCTCGTAAGGTAGTTTATTTAGCAGTTTCTTATCTTTTATCGTCAGTTAGGCAGGTCTCGAATGCGTACTGGAGACTACTCCGGGCTTAGTTCCGGAAGTGCTCAGGGCACTGGTGAGCACACCGCCACTAGTTCTCACTTCGTTGATGAGGCGCTGGAAGCAACAATCACCGAGGGAATGCGCAAGAGCGAGGACCTCCTGATAACCGAGCTGGGGCGCGGCGAGGACTTCCTAGTCGAACGGGTTTCCCACC
The sequence above is drawn from the Corynebacterium jeikeium genome and encodes:
- a CDS encoding ABC transporter ATP-binding protein translates to MGSVTALVGPNGAGKSTLLRCLAGLENCSGQVRAERSLYLPQDPPPLSSLTVYESVLLARQQSFSGFSALRVGSTVRAEVQATIERLGLVALSSRLMSELSGGQRQLVSFAQAVVRRPRVLLLDEPTSALDLRNQLMLLGQVRKCARELPCAVVMTLHDLGQAARFCEHVVVLADGRVSSAGPPAEVINEAMLREVYQVEGAVLPTRNGGLAVEASEAL
- a CDS encoding 1,4-dihydroxy-2-naphthoyl-CoA synthase produces the protein MTDTAKYSTDNPFRPEQWKTVDGFEDLTDITYHRHVGEGRENGIVRIAFDRPEVRNAFRPHTVDELYRALDHARRTPDVGVVLLTGNGPSTKDGGWAFCSGGDQRIRGRSGYQYATSHEHDDATADASTIDTARAKVEGGRLHILEVQRLIRTMPKVVIAVVNGWAAGGGHSLHVVCDLTLASRQEARFKQTDADVGSFDAGYGSAYLAKQVGQKFAREIFFLGRSYDAETMHRMGAVNEVADHAELEDVAVEWGRMINGKSPTAQRMLKFAFNLTDDGLMGQQVFAGEATRLAYMTDEAVEGKEAFLEKRDPNWDEFPFYY
- a CDS encoding O-succinylbenzoate synthase: MRGMSVSAAPNIQLPPIDDILDRAHVVALPMAVKFRGVTTREALLIDGPVTWGEFAPFLEYEASEAAAWLRSAIECAYVGLPIPKREFVEVNATIPAVAPEQVPEVVARYPGCRTFKVKVAESGQSLNDDIERVAAVRTAVAEAYGYEPVVRVDANRGWTVEQAIRAAHELGPLEYMEQPVATVAELRAVRDAVGEFCSIAADESIRKAEDPYLVAREQAADVGVMKVAPLGGPRCLLRLAEELAMKVTVASALDTGVGMAAGLFTAAALPATELQPEPNAAGLATSSLFIEDVIEPRPLIDGRLPVTNPAPDPSRLAELAAPGPRRDWWFDRLRAAYTHL
- a CDS encoding 2-succinyl-5-enolpyruvyl-6-hydroxy-3-cyclohexene-1-carboxylic-acid synthase, whose protein sequence is MVAGLIVDELLRLGMVDAVVCPGSRSAPLARALVQAADAAKVRLHVRIDERSAAFLALGLASRTRKVTPVITTSGTAVANLVPAMVEATASGIPLLALTADRPAHYRGTGANQTIVQDRLFADASVVEFDLDGTAPVTKATAAQIRARIDRVVAAMASGAGHLNVRFVEPLVPDDDSVADIPEGRADGGPWTTIAPTNSNNVAAAAIAANSATATGPANSASTATIDISRRTLVIAGSNASHLPELEDLPTIAEPNAYAPAHPVHPLAAGTFAQILPEQIVLVGRPTLHRGISKLLANPDIELTVVSEAENHGFGVEFPDVTANARAVVRHVQTVGEQDPQWTKICEAASELAVKSVRETLTESIEAEEPLTGFHVAAALTDSLRTGDNVVLGASNPVRDASYTGLPFPGVNTYAGRGAAGIDGTVATAIGIALASDREHADEIRPPRTIALMGDLTFQHDSAALAIGPLEPRPENLTIVVANDAGGGIFETLEAGSPALRGSFERIFGTPQDVDFEGICQAYGVEHVRVDRLPDLLAQLHPDTDVDGIRVIEVATTRATRRQLHHKLAYNAEIGVLDKH
- a CDS encoding DUF3592 domain-containing protein produces the protein MQWKTALANWPRFLRQVLLFVMICLLLSCLAMVVGCFINDRNIESNMGQSVANVRSVELLRTTVDFVDENGDFQSPPTGLLYPVGLEEGQRVRVEYDRTDPNVVRVAGRTWTLSLLPATSIAVVTFLVVAPLWWSSLRATRRLQRDPQKVNRGSLSLSDEMEN
- a CDS encoding glycosyltransferase family 1 protein, whose amino-acid sequence is MRVAIIAESFLPNINGVTNSVLRVLEHLRREGHEALVIAPGARDWQEEAEFYCDYRIERVPTVIVPLIDSLPIGVPNRRVASALTQFKPDVVHLASPFVLGGAGALTAKALGIPAVAIYQTDVAGFAKNYKLAGLSTAAWLWTRVIHNSCARTLAPSSPTIEDLQDHKIRDVYRWGRGVDAVRFTPTKRSEELRKQWSPEGKPIVGYVGRLAAEKSVERLAALNGRDDIQVVIVGNGPELQKLQKQMPNAVFTGQLTGDKLAAAFASLDVFVHTGDFETFCQAVQEAHASGVPAIAPNAGGPRDLITNDVNGYLLEPKTFTRDLSEAVDKLLLVDDELARKQLRNRCRDTVTERTWEALCADLVRHYEEVSGVSAAETSSKVAADAIDASRAGAATRQKSVA
- a CDS encoding demethylmenaquinone methyltransferase: MPPVQVLLRVRSRSRNLDIVSRADLTKNPSEVASMFDGVGKNYDITNTVLTGGIDHYWRVRTAKRLNLQPGQKVLDLAAGTAVSSVELAKSGAYVVACDFSRGMLKAGAHRDVPKVCGDGMKLPFPDNTFDAVTISFGLRNIVDYKAGLAELARVTKPGGQLTVCEFSTPVMPVFSTFYKEYLMRALPQIAKVVSSNPEAYVYLAESIRAWPNQPQLARDINASGWEDAGWQNLTFGIAALHSATKPVQ
- a CDS encoding geranylgeranyl reductase family protein; this encodes MLIVGAGPTGSAAAIHAARAGFSVTVVDSQRFPRDKTCGDGLTPRAIAELRRLGLDDELLRRNRNRGLKLHGFGGSITAPWPDDASGTFPAVGSAMPRVELDTFLLNAAADAGAQVFDGVAARKVILGALNTGGTRGHGVRAVELSDREGKPHTISARWLLVADGVRSTVGKQLGRAWHRDSVFGVAARSYVSFDSSDVADDWIHSHLELRSSDGQTHPGYGWIFPLGEGRANVGCGALATSARPARTNVKKLLREYHGQVRDQWQMSEPEHVTSALLPMGGAVSNVAGPNWALLGDAACLVNPLNGEGIDYGMESARLAVELISSIGAGRDGLTHSWPALLREHYGTGFSLARKLALTLTYPSFLPTVGPLTIGAPWGSQLMGVAARLMGNLVTEHDRDVVARLWRASGRAALASDKCFGRQPWQ